CGGCTACTCGCACACGATGGGCGGCTACGACGGTGGCCAGGCCCAGTACGTGCGCGTGCCCTTCATCGGCGTGGACGCGGAGCGGGTGCCCGAGGACGTGTCGAGCCTGGACGCGCTGCCCGTCACCGACGCCTTCCCCACCGGCTACCAGGCGGCGGAGATGTGCGACATCAAGGGCGGGGAGACCGTCCTGGTGCTCGGCTGCGGTCCGGTGGGCCTCTTCGCCATGTGGTCGCTGTGGGCCATGGGCGCCGGGCGCGTCATCGCCGTGGACGGCGAGGACTACCGGCTTGCCTTCGCGAGGCGCTGGCTCGGTGTGGAGACGCTCAACTTCCGCGACGTGGACGTGGTGACGGCGGTGAAGGGGATGACCGAGGACCTCGGCGCGGACGCCACCATCGATGCGGTGGGCGCCGAGGCCGCGGGCTCGGCCACGCACCGCGCGCTCGGCATCTACGCGAAGCTGGAGGCAGGCAGCCCGCAGGCGATCAACACCGCCATCCACGCCACGCGCAAGGGCGGCGTCATTTCCGTCATCGGCGCGTACGGCCCGCCTTTCACCGGCATGGACCTCGGCACGTACATGAACAAGGCGCAGACCATGCGCACCGGCCAGGCGAGCGTGAAGCGCTACATGCCCCGCCTCTTCGAGCACATCCGCGCCGGACGCATCCGTCCCTCGGAGGTGCTCACGCACCGCGGGCCGCTCGAGGATGCCCCCGCGCTCTACCGGACCATGGCGCGCAAGCACGACGGCTGCATCAAGGTCGCCCTGTTCCCCAACGGCCCCACCATCCACTAGCCCCGGAGAGACACCATGCAGACCCAAGTGACGCAGGAGAGTCTCAGCGAGCCGAAGGTGACCAGCCTCGACGACATCTACCATCACTCCGGCTACAAGGCCGTGCAGGCGCCGCGCCGGCCCGCGCACTGGGGCGTGGATCGCGACTACGCACGCCGCCCCGGCGTGCCGAGCCACCGCGAGCCGCGGCTCTGGCCCAACGCACAGGTCGACATCACGCGGATGGACCCGGCCCGCTCCGCGCCCTTCAAGCACGGGCGCAGCAACCGGGAGTGGCCGCCGGT
This DNA window, taken from Corallococcus coralloides DSM 2259, encodes the following:
- a CDS encoding zinc-dependent alcohol dehydrogenase; this encodes MQALTYEGPWRVTVREKADPRIEHPQDGIVRVETAAICGSDLHILHGLIPDTRVGSTFGHEFVGIIEEVGPQVKGVRPGDRVALPFQIFCGACYYCQRGLTSCCNNTNPGTDAATGMYGYSHTMGGYDGGQAQYVRVPFIGVDAERVPEDVSSLDALPVTDAFPTGYQAAEMCDIKGGETVLVLGCGPVGLFAMWSLWAMGAGRVIAVDGEDYRLAFARRWLGVETLNFRDVDVVTAVKGMTEDLGADATIDAVGAEAAGSATHRALGIYAKLEAGSPQAINTAIHATRKGGVISVIGAYGPPFTGMDLGTYMNKAQTMRTGQASVKRYMPRLFEHIRAGRIRPSEVLTHRGPLEDAPALYRTMARKHDGCIKVALFPNGPTIH